A single window of Cataglyphis hispanica isolate Lineage 1 chromosome 2, ULB_Chis1_1.0, whole genome shotgun sequence DNA harbors:
- the LOC126857625 gene encoding dynein axonemal assembly factor 6 — protein sequence MDGCFTPRDLQALQDLICPPKDDSDVEDDLPQAGARKLGPSDIGASSDSFEDVAATGPHAPLKGAGDDIWHPSEALDTRNAQDYDPRQVPEYEIKFKQAVTAEDVYLGMSFKTPSTASCEWLSVLVKLPQETRENVELSVESEAIDVRSSRYRLHLPTPHPVNPNASSAKWHNDTSTLEITLRLARELDNINF from the exons ATGGACGGTTGTTTTACTCCGAGGGATTTACAGGCGTTACAGGATTTAATCTGCCCGCCCAAGGATGATTCCGACGTCGAGGACGATTTACCGCAAGCGGGCGCGAGAAAGTTAG GACCGAGCGATATTGGCGCCTCGAGCGATTCTTTCGAGGATGTTGCAGCAACAGGACCACATGCGCCGCTTAAAGGCGCTGGCGATGACATTTGGCATCCCTCGGAAGCTCTTGATACTCGAAATGCGCAGGATTATGATCCGAGACAGGTGCCCGAATACGAGATAAAGTTCAAGCAAGCAGTGACGGCAGAGGATGTTTATCTGGGA ATGAGCTTTAAAACGCCAAGTACGGCATCCTGTGAATGGCTGTCGGTGCTGGTGAAATTGCCCCAGGAAACGCGGGAAAATGTGGAGCTCTCCGTGGAATCCGAAGCGATCGACGTGCGCAGCTCAAG ATATCGGCTGCACCTACCGACACCGCATCCAGTGAATCCCAATGCGTCTTCCGCCAAATGGCACAATGACACTTCTACCCTGGAAATCACTCTGAGGCTCGCGCGCGAACTGGATAACATAAACTTTTGA